CACACTGGGTCTGGTGACTTCAGTCACCTGAGGAAGGACTCCCCTCCGCCTGAAAGTATAGATTTCCAGGCCTGACCCTTCTAATTCAGCAGGTTTTAGGTGGTGTCCTTGGTAGGGGAAGGTATAAAAGAAACCCCACACTGATGCGTGCAGGTGCAGGTGCCACAGCTGTAGAGCTCTGAAGACGAGAACTCTGCCTGTGAGCTGCCATCCGGATGTGTTTTGAGGCCGTGGTCAACTCCTGATTGGTTTCGGCCAGGTCTCAGCTGTGGATGGGAGTGACAGGCCTTTGTCCGGGAGCTGTTGGTTGCGTGGCTTTGCCATCTCAGCCTGTGTGGGTCACACTTCTGGGAGAAGTCCTGCCCTGGTTGAGTCCTAGGGGCTCTCAAGTGCCTGGCAGGGTCCAGTCAGTCATGTCCTGGACCAACAGGGAGATGGATGGCAACAGTGACTGGGGGTCCAGAGGCAGGTCACCGCCCTTCTCAGCCTCACTCTGCTCTGGATGAGGGAATCTCAGAAAATGTTGAGGAaagtcttttcttttccctcccggCCTCCCTGAAGAGCAGGTTCAGAGAAAGAACCCCAGTTTCCCTGGGGAGAGCGGGAGAAGCAGAGGTGACTTTAtaggggagggggttgggaagggcAGGGGACAAGGATCCTTTGTGCCGAGGACCTGAGCCTCAGCCTGGGCTAGTGATGCATCCTTCTTCATCgagaggctggagggagaggcaCGCAGCCCGTTCTGTGACTCAGGCAACTGAGGGGATAAGATCGGAACAggaattttcttttgtctctttgtCCTCTTACGACAGTAATATATGCTCCttataaaaaattcaaacaggaCAAAAATAGACAATGTAGGAAGTGACAGTTCCCTGCAACCTCACCCCCAGAGATCAGCACTGTCAGTGCTGTGGTGTGTGGAGCGCTCCCGGCTGGGGCTGAGGGCCCTGGGCTTTCTGCCCCCGTGCAGGATGTCTGCGCTTGCTGATTCCCGTTGCTCTGGGCTTTGTGGATCTGGGGCTGGAGGCCATACGTTTCTCTTCTGCCTCTCCTCCCAGGACCTTTCTGTGCTAAATGGGTCCCACTCCAGGTCTGGGCAAAGTGACCTGGCCTTGAAAGAGTTAGAAGGATCAGGCCCAGGGTGGGCATTGGGTTGAGAAAGCAGGATGTGAGGATGCTGATGCTAGCTGGTTCATCTTGCTATTAAACGTCCCCACATGCCCCAGACACATcctcacacaccacacacatcagTGTGTCTTAGCTCTCTTCTCTGctcactcctctccccaccccgcctcccccatctccccctGCACCTGCTTATTATGAGAGCACGGGAGGACTTCCTTTCAAGGTGGCGGAGTAGAAGGGGCTGGAGCGCACCTCCTCTCACAGACACACCAAGACCACGACTAACTGCAGAACAACTAGCAATAAAAAATACTGGAAACTACCAGGATCTTCTGTATGAGAGCATGGAGACACACCCCCTCTGAGCTggccctccgccctccctgctTATGTCACCGTCTGTCCTGACCCAGCCTTTGCAGGGGATGGTCTCTCAGGTTTGGGAAGGAAAACCAACAGCCCAGCCCAGGCTCACAGCCATCAAGGGGTCACCAAGGAGAGGTCAGGCGCATAGCCCACGATGGGCACCCATGATGGGCACACAGAGGGTTAGTCATGATGGACTTTTTCAAAGAAGTGCAATTGGAAGTGCCCccaagaagactttttttttaaggttacaCCACCTTGCAGTGACTTAATTCTGGACATTGGGATGTATAGGGTCTTTTCACACAGgtctccctctcccagcctctttTATATCCATGAGgagctcagggagctggtgctgTGGGGTGGGCAGATCTTAGGTGGGAGATGACCGCCACGGCCCTGACTGACACGTGTGGGATGTGGTACAGTGtgcagtgtttgtgtgtgtgtggtgtgggtgcTGTGTGTGTGCCATGCGTGTGTGCACTTAGGGACTTTGAGCCCTTTGGTGACCAATTTGACCATCTCCACCAGGCTTTATTCCACATTCATGCTTGATTGGCTGGATCTAGAATTCTGTGCTAGAAAGCTTCTCCCTCAGAATTTTGAAGGCATGACTCCGCATGGTGCCCAGTGTTGCTAACAAGGACCTGATGCTAGGGGTATTCTAATCCCTGAATGTATGAACCTGTGTCCCCTCTGTGGGAGCCGTTTTGTGTCCTGAAACCTCGGTGATGCCCGTTGGGTGGGTCTTCCTGCGTTCGTTGTGCTCGTGGGCCCTTCTGTGCTGGTGCTGGTGTCCTTCAGTTCAGCAAACTTTCTCGTGTTCTTTCTTTGATAGTTTCTTGCTCATTGTGTTCTCTGTGCACActgtctcttcttcttttttacttAATAGAGTtcattttttagagcaattttaggtttacagaaaaatgagtggaaagtacagagagCTCCCATATTACTCCCTCACACCTGCTCCTGCTCTGGTTCCCTCTGTTATTAACACCGGACATGAGTGtgatacatttgttataattgatgAGCCAATATCGATGCATTATTATTAATTAGAGTCTCCTTCCTGGCTGCTTGTTCTTGGATGAGTTACTTTACACTGAGCTTTGGCCTCCTGATCTGTAAAATCCAAGTAGCGTGTCAGACCTCCCAGGCTTGTGGGGTGTAAATGGAAGTGAGATGAGAACCCCTGCGCTCCTTTGTAACACACGGTGCGTGCTCACAGATGAATGAGTGCCCTTCCCCGTCCCTGGGTCTCTTGCTTAAGGCCCCTTTATGCTGTCATTTCTGCTCCTCCCATCTTGCAGAGGTGTACCTCGTAGGGCTTGGGGTGAGTCATTGAGtgagtgaagtgtgtgtgtgtatatgcagtAATGCTCCTGTGTTCCTGGCCCTGGTCCCCGGGGTGAGCTGTTCTTTCCTGGGCTCACTggtggctcagagcagggcttTGGCTGGGACTAGCCAGAGGAGATGATGTAAACAGGGGAAAATGTGGGTAGGTGTGTCTGCAGATCTGAGGCCTGGAGTCGTAGGAGTCCCTCGCAGACCCAGCCTTGCCCTTCTGGGCCTCAGAGTTTCAGGTGTagggggcttggggtgggggaggtctcTGAGCTCCAGGGAAGGTGCCAGGGTGAGAGGGTGGCATGGCCGCCCTGCCTGGGAGTGCCAAGGAGCTTCCCCTCTCAGGATGTGGTTTCCTCCATCATGGAAAAAAGTTGTGGGTAGTTTCTGAGCCATTCCTATGGCCTAGAAGGCAGGGTCTGTGTCAGAGCAGGAGCCTTCGGGGAGAGGCAGTCAtggctcccaaagcagggaggggCTCTGGGAGGTGCCTGTGACCGGACCCCCCACCTCTACCCCTGCAGGTGGTACAAGCTGCACTCGAAGTCGGGCAAGAAGGAGAAGGAGCGCGGAGAGATCCAGGTCACCATCCAGTTCACGCACAACAACCTCAGCGCCAGCATGTTCGACCTGTCCGTGAAGGACAAGCCACGGTCCCCCTTCAGCAAGATCAAGGACAAGATGAAGGGCAAGAAGAAGTTTGATCTGGAATCCGCCTCCGCCATCCTCCCGAGCAGCGCCCTCGAGGACCCCGAGCTGGGCAGCCTGGGCAAGATGGGCAAAGCCAAAGGCTTCTTCCTGCGGAACAAGCTGCGGAAGTCCTCCCTGACCCAGTCCAACACCTCGCTGGGCTCGGACAGCACCCTGTCCTCGGCCAGCGGGAGCCTGGCCTACCAGGGCCCCGGTGCCGAGCTCCTCACGCGCTCGCCCAGCCGCAGCAGCTGGCTGTCCTCCGAAGGGGGTGAGCCCGCGACGGGCCATGCCTccctggggcggggcgggcggcctCTCCCCTCCAGGTGTGGGGAGGGCTGGCCAGGAAGCCGGGCTCTCTTCAGGCGCTAACTCCTAACTGCACGTGTGCTTCCTTTCCAGGCAGGGACTCTGTGCAGTCCCCCAAGCTGCTCACCCACAAAAGGACCTACAGCGACGAGGCCAGCCAGATGCGAGCCACTGCTCCGCGGGCCCTTCTTGATCTTCAGGGCCACCTCAATGGGGCCTCCCGCTCCTCCCTCTGTGTCAATGGGAGCCACATTTACAACGAGGAGCCCCAGGGCCCCCCGCGGCACCGCAGCTCCATCTCGGGCCCATTTCCACCCTCCAGTTCCCTGCACAGTGTCTCTTCCCGGCCCTCCGAGGAGGGGCCGCGGTCTGCAGATGActcctggggcaggggcagccgCTGCACCAGCAGCTCAGAGGCGGTGCCTGGACAGGAGGAGCTGAGCTCTCAGGCCAAAGTGTTGGCTGTTGGGGCCAGCCGCTCTACAGAGGAGGCGGGGGCCTGGCCCGCAGAGGGGAAGCCAGTGCAGGTCGCCACACCCATGGTGGCCTCCTCTGAGGCTGCGTCGGAGAAGGAGGGAGCCCGGAAGGAGGAGCGGAAGCCTCGGATGGGCCTTTTCCACCATCACCACCAGGGGCTGAGTCGGAGTGAGATGGGGCGCCGAGGCTCTCTAGGGGAGAAGGGAGGTCCCAGTCTGGGGGCCTCCCCCCACCACTCGTCCAGTGGGGAGGAAAAGGCCAAAAGTAGCTGGTTTGGCTTGAGAGAAGCCAAGGAACCAACTCAGAAACCCAGGTATGTCCTTGGCAAGACCGGCTTTGATCTTTGGGAAGGATGCTGGGGTGTTTGCACTGAAccctggggcagggaggatggAGCAGACGGGCCCTTGGGCAGGCTGCTGGGGCTCTGGCTTTGCATGGTTGAGCGGGGGAACCCTGCCTCTCTAAGCCAAGGCTTGTCTGCACGTGGACACAGGTGAGTTGCAAGGGCACAGAGGCCTGAGGGTCCTGCAGGCCTCACTTCCTGAGTTGGCACACCCATCccctgagggagggggaggaatagaagaaaagcagaaaaggccatttgtatgaattctttgcTTCCCAACCTCCACCTCTTGCCCACTGGCCTCAAGGTCGTTAAGCTTTGGCAGGTGGAGAGCTGGGGACAGGAGACTCATCCCAGACTTCCCCCACCCTCTCTGAAGCTACATGGCTTCCCACCAGCTCTCCCCGCTGGCTCTGTGCCCTCTTCTGTCTGAGAGATGGGAGTTGAGTAACTGATGCACCCACCCCCCGGCCCACACACTCACCCCTGGTTGCACCCCTGGTTGCTCCCCTGGCCTGGCCAGAGGCTGTGGGCAGCTCCTCTGAAATCTATAACCCCCGTCTCTGTCCTTGGAGGCTCTTGTGACTCTCGTGTCGCTCGGTCTTGGGTGGCAGGTGCTGATGATGGCTGCTGCGTTGTGAATATTGCTGAGTCGCAtccaggagagggaggtgggagtcATTCAGCCTCGGCCCTGGGCAGAACCCCTAACCCCCACTCTGGCCCTCTGGCCTCTTCCTAACTCACAGCCAGCAGAGGCTGCTGCATTGTCCAgcagggcccagggaggggctCTGGGCCTCAGCCAAGAGCAGGTGTCCCCCTGCCCCAAGGGCCTGGGGCCAGCCCTGGAAGGAGTATCTGTGACACCCCCCGCTGATGTGGCAAGGGCAGCTGTCTCCATTCTCTCAGcaagcctgcccctccccctcagtGGATATATGGGCTGGAGATGGGGTAGGAAGACTGGGCACAGTGGTAAAAGGGTCAagagagagggcagagggaggggctctAAACCTCTTCCCCAGCAGAGGGGAGAGGACTTCTGAAGTCCTGGTTCTTCTCTTTCCCTGTGAAGTTCTGAGTTTGCCcagaggagcagggagagaaaTGTAGGGATGTTCTAGATTTGGGCCATGGCCAGCTGGCAGCCCTCCGTATAGCCTCACAGACATGGAGGGTCAGTCTCTGGGTGATGCCTCCCCTGCTTAGGAGTGGCTTTTGTCCCTACTGCCTAGCCCCTACTCACCGGAGCCCAGGGGAGCTGCTGGCCACTGCAGCCTCGGGCAAGGTGGGGAACAAGGGGATGGGCCTTTCTCAGATGCCCAAGCTGAGCCCGGTGGCCCTGGGACAACTCAGAGACATTGTAGGTGGTTGGATGGAGGGAGATGGCAGGAGACCTGACGGGGCATGTGCTGGGAGGAGCCAGAAGGAGCAAGACCATGGTCTCCGCGCTGTTGTCCGTGGGGTGTCTCTGGGCTTTTTCCAGACGTGGGGAACATCTCCCTGTGAGGTGGTTTCTGGGCGAGTGCCAGGCTTTGGGCCCAGACCTCTGTAGGCCATGACTGTGCATGATGTGGGGGTTAGCCTTGCTCCTGCTTACAGCCTtcgttttccttctcttcctccatgtCTCCTGATGGCCTTTCAGAGTCGAGAGAAGTTGGGTCACTGTGAACATAAGGAGGCTGAGGTTGTCCTTCTGAGCTTGTCCTCAGCAGCTTGGAGGGCAGGTGGGGCCTCCTGCCTTCCGTGGGGCCCATTTGCAGGCGGTGGCTTTGCATccaggcagggtgggaggggctgTTGTTTGGGTAAAGTGGCCTGGGCAGCAGAGGTGTGGGACCTGGACATTGAGCTCCGTCAGCATCACCCTAGCCCTGTGTACCTTGGAGGGAAGGCTGGCCTGGAAAAAGCGACCCTTGGTGCTTGCCCATCGGTTGCTTAGGGCTTTTGAGGTAAGAATGAGGTGAGCCGACTCGAGGCAGGAAGCCATAGGTTGGACACCTAGAACTGGAGTGACAGCGTGTAGCTGCGGGGTCCCCAGCTGGGCCACGGGGAGCCTGTCCACCTGCCCAGAGGTTTGGGTGCCTGTGCCCTGGGGCTGCCGCTGCCCATTGCTGGGTGTTCCTTGCTAGGCAGGGCAGCGGCGCCCTCTAGTGCTCCCACATGGCACTGAGGCCCTGTGGAGAGGCTGGAAGCATTGTGTGCTGTGCACAGAATCCAGAAAAAAGCTGTTACTATTGGAGACGGCAGCAGCTGGAAGAGAAGGAACCAGAGTATGAGAGGCCAGGAAGATGGTCCTTCTGTTCCCCCCGACCTGGCCCTCATCTGCCAGGTCCCGTGACTGTTACACCTGCCCGCACCAGTTTGTGTGCGTGGAAGGGAGTGGATGGTTGAGGTCTAGGCCACGGGACTCATCCCTGCTCACCAGCCCTGCTGCGAGCCATCCGCCGTGAGCTGCAGCCCAGGCTACTTAGTGGGTGTTAGGACCATCAGGACCGGGTGTGTTAAACCCCCCAGGGCCAAAGTGGACTTTCTTTGTGTCTGTCCCTTTCTGACCCTTCTAGGATATGTATAAGGTCACCTCAAgcccctctgtcccctcccctcgcACTCACCATAGAACCTTGTGCACAGTAGCCGATCAAGTGTTGGGTACAAACATGTTTTTTCACTGGGGGTAAGTGTGGTCCAACATAGAGGGCCAGGTGTGTCATGGTGGCCTTAGCAATCTCTGCATGCACCCCAGCCCCTCACCAGGTGGTGGACAGCGAGGTCCTGATGAGCCTAGAGCGTGGGCTGGCTGCTGAGGAGCTCGTGGTCTCGGGGGCGTCTCGGTGGTGTAAATGATGTGTGTCTGGTGACTTAGAGTTAGTGTGACCGTAAGTCCTGTTTGTGCCTGTCTTCCTGGCATAGTTACTGGTGCCTCTTTACTATATTAAAAATGTTCTGGTTTGGAAAATATGGCCTCCCTATTTACAGCTTACTAAAAGGCTCCACCATGTCACCTCATTGTACCCAGATGAAGGGAGAGGATGTGTCCAGTCACGTTTCCTGGACATTGGGGCACTTCTCAGACAGATGCCAGAGATGGGGCctcaggagggctggctgcaggGCATGTTGGCTGGGACAGGGATACTCAAAGTCTGCCCTTGGCCTTTTGGGGGACTGCCTGGTGGAGAGCCTTTACAGAGCCACGTGCCACCTCTAGGGCCAGTGTGCGGAAGTAACAGGGACACACAGCTCATCTCAGCCTAAGGGAGAGATGTCCAGCAGCAAAACCTGGCCTCCAGGGGCTCATGAGCCAGCCACGGCTGTGTTTAAGTAGAGGGGCGCTGTCGGAGTGGAGAGGCGATTGCTGCAGTAAGTGGCAGGTTCGTCCAACTGTTCTCAGGTTCCTCCGGGCCCTGAAGTTTTTCTCCCTCTGGTTGAAGGGGCAGCGACGTTTGGACTTCTGATTTCTTTCCCCAACTTTTGGTCCTAAAAGAAAAGTCAGCATGTGTTGAAGCCTCTGCTGCTTGGCGGGGAGACGGACTGTGCTAAGCCAGCCGGTGGGTTCTGTCCTCAGAGTGCACCCTGCAGAGATGACCACACGTGGGAGCATGTCTCTGATCTGTGCCAGGTGGAATGGTAGGGAGGGGACTTTCTAAAGGGAGGGCCTTCAGAATGTGCACTCGGTGTGGAGCAAGGGCGAGGGAGGCGTCAGGAGAGGAGGACGTGTTCCTGGGTGAGAGGGATGGGCAGGATGCTCTCAGAGGTAGCGCTGGCCCTGGGGAGCCTGCCAGGCCTGGCACCCGGAGCATCTTCCTCCAGGAAGAGCCCTCTGCTGGTTCCATACCAACGGGGTTGTGTGCACCTCTGGGGAGCCAGCGTGGGGAGGGTTGCCAGCTGAGCCGGGGCTCCCAGCTCTTTCCCTGCCAGTCTCCTGCCCTGTGGTTCTGACAGTCAGCCAGGTTGCTGCCAGACAGCAAGGGTGAGTGGGCCCGGGCCAGGGCTGAGGGGGTGTAGAGCTATGCTTGGTGCTGTTTAATGTTGATAGAGCTGCTTCC
The genomic region above belongs to Vicugna pacos chromosome 15, VicPac4, whole genome shotgun sequence and contains:
- the RAB11FIP5 gene encoding rab11 family-interacting protein 5 isoform X3; its protein translation is MALVRGAEPAAGPSRWLPTHVQVTVLRARGLRGKSSGAGSTSDAYTVIQVGREKYSTSVVEKTQGCPEWREECSFELPPGALDGLLRAQEADAGPAPWAAGCAAACQLVLTTMHRSLIGVDKFLGQATVALDEVFSAGRAQHTQWYKLHSKSGKKEKERGEIQVTIQFTHNNLSASMFDLSVKDKPRSPFSKIKDKMKGKKKFDLESASAILPSSALEDPELGSLGKMGKAKGFFLRNKLRKSSLTQSNTSLGSDSTLSSASGSLAYQGPGAELLTRSPSRSSWLSSEGGRDSVQSPKLLTHKRTYSDEASQMRATAPRALLDLQGHLNGASRSSLCVNGSHIYNEEPQGPPRHRSSISGPFPPSSSLHSVSSRPSEEGPRSADDSWGRGSRCTSSSEAVPGQEELSSQAKVLAVGASRSTEEAGAWPAEGKPVQVATPMVASSEAASEKEGARKEERKPRMGLFHHHHQGLSRSEMGRRGSLGEKGGPSLGASPHHSSSGEEKAKSSWFGLREAKEPTQKPSPHPVKPLSAAPVEGSPDRKQPRSSLSTALSSGLEKLKTVTSGSIQPVAPAPQVGQTVDAKRLKDSGVQDQSARYYHLTHDELIGLLLQRERELSQRDEHVQELESYIDRLLVRIMETSPTLLQIPPGTPK